The Halogeometricum borinquense DSM 11551 genome window below encodes:
- a CDS encoding DMT family transporter — protein sequence MNPYLLLVSAIIAEVIGTTALRLSEGFSKPLPSLGVLLGYGIAFYLVSLTMEELPIGVVYGTWAALGIVGIAGIGIVFFDESIDLAGVLGILLIVVGVYCINVVSDVSVH from the coding sequence ATGAACCCCTATCTGTTGCTTGTCAGCGCAATCATCGCTGAAGTCATCGGAACGACCGCTCTCAGACTTTCGGAAGGGTTTTCGAAACCACTTCCCAGTTTGGGCGTCCTCCTCGGCTACGGGATTGCGTTCTATCTGGTTTCGCTGACCATGGAGGAACTCCCAATCGGCGTCGTGTACGGAACGTGGGCGGCGTTGGGAATCGTCGGCATCGCAGGAATCGGCATCGTGTTTTTTGATGAGTCGATTGACCTCGCCGGTGTTCTTGGTATCCTCCTGATCGTTGTTGGTGTGTACTGTATCAATGTTGTTTCCGACGTATCTGTTCACTAA
- a CDS encoding TrmB family transcriptional regulator yields the protein MTALSELGLSSYEEKVYRTLLVTGTATATELSAASSVPKGRIYDVLNGLEARTLIQSQSTDPTRYIAVDPETAVDRLLAERTDELQREWNRYHELAATIHSNLPPTPAADGSVWLGTLGSDEMNTAIRQHVQTATRSVRGTVGPPYEHASWETLRSEFDAFFGAMQTDVSVSLIFSDEVLTTLPETFPELVKSKSVDISISVLPEIPVSFDIIDQTTTMIDIPNPRGGADRFGVVGVKETDIVAEFERQFQQLWSDAIPLIG from the coding sequence ATGACGGCGCTGAGCGAACTGGGCCTCTCAAGTTACGAAGAGAAAGTCTATCGGACGCTCCTCGTAACCGGGACGGCGACAGCGACGGAGCTATCAGCGGCCAGTAGCGTCCCCAAAGGTCGCATTTACGATGTTCTCAATGGTCTCGAAGCCCGAACACTGATTCAAAGTCAATCAACTGATCCGACGAGATACATCGCCGTAGACCCCGAGACCGCAGTTGACAGACTGCTCGCCGAACGAACGGATGAACTACAACGGGAATGGAACCGCTACCACGAACTGGCAGCGACAATCCACTCTAATCTACCGCCAACCCCAGCGGCCGACGGCAGTGTCTGGCTTGGCACACTCGGTAGCGACGAGATGAACACTGCCATCCGGCAACACGTCCAGACTGCAACTCGCTCCGTACGCGGCACCGTAGGGCCACCCTACGAGCATGCATCGTGGGAGACGCTCCGGTCGGAGTTCGATGCGTTCTTCGGCGCGATGCAGACAGACGTCAGCGTCTCGCTCATATTCAGTGACGAGGTGCTAACGACGCTCCCTGAAACCTTCCCGGAGTTGGTAAAATCGAAATCGGTAGACATCTCGATCAGCGTGCTGCCGGAGATTCCGGTTTCCTTCGACATCATCGATCAAACCACGACGATGATCGATATCCCAAATCCACGGGGAGGAGCCGACCGATTCGGAGTCGTGGGAGTGAAAGAAACCGATATCGTCGCCGAGTTCGAGCGACAGTTTCAACAGTTGTGGTCCGACGCGATACCCTTGATCGGATGA
- a CDS encoding cadherin-like beta sandwich domain-containing protein, translating to MDRQRDTARVPVNVLRQQVADAAGVSASLVEIENVDVDENVLSVSFSVPDGDAPMVEVLVEHPDGRTDSTVVELQGPTGLKVYGEQIRIEYAGRDSETDDILVTVDQRRGDDWVTLLGCGQMWGRRDRTRRRTGPRNLPRRDTAWGW from the coding sequence ATGGACAGACAACGTGACACGGCCCGAGTACCCGTCAACGTACTCAGACAACAGGTAGCTGACGCCGCCGGCGTCTCTGCGTCGCTCGTCGAAATCGAAAACGTAGACGTGGACGAAAACGTACTCTCAGTATCGTTCTCCGTGCCCGACGGCGACGCACCGATGGTGGAAGTTCTCGTCGAACACCCGGATGGGCGGACCGACTCGACAGTGGTCGAACTGCAAGGGCCGACGGGCCTGAAAGTGTACGGAGAGCAGATTCGCATCGAGTACGCCGGGCGTGACAGCGAGACCGACGATATCCTCGTGACGGTGGACCAACGCCGCGGTGATGACTGGGTGACACTCCTCGGATGCGGGCAGATGTGGGGCCGTCGAGACAGAACGAGACGGCGAACCGGTCCGCGTAACCTGCCACGCCGAGACACCGCATGGGGTTGGTGA